From one Melioribacteraceae bacterium genomic stretch:
- a CDS encoding polysaccharide deacetylase family protein, whose translation MKRFGLVILFLATISLAQEKFMAVTFDDLPFQQSGQYSSEKQFEFNKQIIKHILEYNIPAVGFVNEGKLVKENVIDETGVEILKLWLDSGLELGNHTYSHPNINAIPFEEYKADVLKGEEFTRKLAEERNIKYEYFRHPYLRSGETEEIMLSLKKFLKDNNYKEAPVTIDNSEWIFAFGYNKAFKENDIEMMQRLGADYVDYMIEKIKYYEEQSQKLFGRNIKQVLLVHANLLNADYFDELAEAIKNEGYHFVSLDEALQDEAYSSENNFVGKYGPSWIHRWALTLGVDETFFNGNPRVPQYLKDYSDIQYE comes from the coding sequence ATGAAAAGATTCGGATTGGTTATTCTTTTTCTTGCAACTATTTCTTTAGCACAAGAAAAATTTATGGCTGTTACTTTTGATGATTTACCGTTTCAGCAAAGCGGACAATATTCTTCCGAAAAGCAGTTTGAATTTAATAAACAGATTATCAAACATATTTTAGAATATAATATACCCGCTGTCGGTTTTGTAAATGAGGGCAAGCTGGTAAAAGAAAACGTTATTGATGAAACCGGAGTGGAGATATTAAAATTATGGCTTGACTCAGGTTTGGAATTAGGTAATCACACCTACTCACATCCAAATATTAATGCCATACCATTCGAAGAATACAAAGCAGATGTATTAAAGGGTGAAGAATTTACGAGAAAACTTGCCGAAGAAAGAAATATTAAATATGAATATTTCCGACATCCTTATTTACGAAGCGGAGAGACGGAAGAGATAATGTTATCATTAAAAAAATTCTTAAAGGATAATAATTACAAAGAAGCTCCCGTTACAATTGATAACTCGGAATGGATTTTTGCATTCGGGTACAACAAAGCATTTAAGGAAAACGACATCGAGATGATGCAAAGATTAGGTGCTGATTATGTGGATTATATGATAGAAAAAATAAAATATTATGAAGAACAATCACAAAAATTGTTCGGAAGAAACATTAAACAAGTTTTGCTTGTTCATGCCAATTTACTTAACGCCGATTATTTTGATGAACTAGCCGAAGCAATTAAGAATGAAGGATATCATTTCGTCTCATTGGATGAAGCTTTGCAAGATGAAGCTTATAGTTCGGAAAATAATTTTGTCGGAAAATACGGTCCGTCATGGATTCATCGATGGGCGTTGACACTTGGAGTAGACGAGACATTCTTTAATGGTAATCCACGTGTTCCTCAATATCTAAAAGATTATTCGGATATACAGTATGAATAA
- a CDS encoding DUF87 domain-containing protein yields MENFEKLGSFYLGKKFDLKSNSLTNEIILYDSKDLTTHALCIGMTGSGKTGLCISLLEEAAIDSIPAIIIDPKGDMGNLKLAFDGLTKEEFLPWVNESEAEKNGLTKEQFAEQQASLWKKGLGDWGQSSDRIKMMKDKVEVEIYTPGSSSGIPISILESLSLDNYDQLNDADAIHDKIESVVGSLLGLLNLNADPLTSREHILLSAIFNHYWQNKNIIDLALLINAVQNPPFEKLGVFDLSSFFPQNDRLKLAMMLNNLLASPSFQTWLNGEPMNINNFLYTPTGKPKLSIISIAHLSDTERMFFVSLLLNQLISWMRVQPGTSSLRAILYFDELFGYLPPVSNPPSKKALMTLLKQARAFGLGLVLATQNPVDIDYKALSNTGTWLIGRLQTEQDINRLIDGLMSSSGSDKFNKNEITSIISGLGKRKFLLHNVHENEPVVFGTRWALSYLAGPLTKSQISTLKSVTKSSTKNHVQHILNKNVSTVLPVIDSSIKQFYIPYRGSAPSVEAKLTYKPFVWGSANVLFSDTKKQINQESYIARITPIENTAIAVDWLSSESTDISEDELLTKPEAECSFSELPKPASVKASYSNWEKDFKDFIFRNHKLDLLKSPTMKITSKPNESEREFRIMLNQAFREQRDQWVEKLRDKYSKKIISLESKIRTAEERVAREADQAKQQKVQTAISIGTTLLGSIFGRKTFSSGTLSKTGTAMRGASRTMKETADVKRAEESLELLLKQRQELDEEFEREVNLYSNNFDATLEKLETESIYPKKTNISINLFCLVWAPFWLSKDGNGTKAF; encoded by the coding sequence ATGGAAAATTTTGAAAAGCTTGGTTCTTTTTATTTAGGCAAAAAATTTGATCTCAAATCCAACTCTCTTACCAATGAAATTATTTTATACGATTCAAAAGATTTGACGACTCATGCATTATGTATTGGTATGACCGGCAGCGGCAAAACCGGTTTGTGTATTTCTTTACTTGAAGAAGCGGCAATCGATAGTATTCCCGCAATAATCATTGATCCGAAAGGTGACATGGGAAACCTGAAACTTGCTTTTGACGGATTAACAAAGGAAGAATTTCTTCCTTGGGTTAATGAAAGTGAAGCCGAAAAGAATGGATTAACAAAAGAACAATTTGCCGAACAACAAGCTTCTCTTTGGAAAAAAGGATTGGGGGATTGGGGTCAATCTTCAGATAGAATTAAGATGATGAAAGATAAAGTTGAGGTTGAAATTTATACTCCCGGAAGCTCATCAGGAATTCCAATTTCAATTTTAGAATCTCTCTCCTTAGATAATTATGATCAATTAAACGATGCGGATGCAATTCACGATAAAATTGAATCGGTTGTTGGAAGTTTGCTTGGTCTGTTAAATTTAAACGCTGATCCACTTACAAGCAGAGAACACATTTTGCTTTCGGCAATTTTTAACCACTACTGGCAAAACAAAAATATTATCGATTTAGCGTTACTGATTAATGCGGTTCAAAATCCTCCATTTGAAAAACTTGGTGTGTTTGACCTTTCATCTTTTTTTCCGCAAAACGATAGATTAAAATTAGCAATGATGCTAAATAATCTTTTAGCTTCACCATCGTTTCAAACTTGGCTAAATGGTGAACCGATGAACATCAACAACTTTTTATATACGCCGACCGGTAAACCCAAATTATCTATTATCTCAATTGCACATTTATCCGATACGGAAAGAATGTTTTTTGTTTCATTACTGCTTAATCAACTAATTAGTTGGATGAGAGTTCAGCCGGGGACGAGCAGTCTAAGAGCAATACTTTATTTCGATGAACTTTTCGGTTACCTTCCCCCTGTAAGTAACCCACCCTCAAAAAAAGCATTAATGACTTTATTAAAGCAAGCGCGCGCATTTGGGTTGGGATTAGTACTGGCAACTCAGAACCCTGTTGATATTGATTATAAAGCACTATCGAATACCGGGACTTGGTTAATTGGAAGATTACAGACCGAGCAAGACATCAATCGTTTAATTGACGGATTGATGAGTTCTTCTGGTTCGGATAAGTTTAATAAGAACGAAATTACGTCAATTATTTCGGGACTGGGCAAACGAAAATTTTTATTACATAATGTTCACGAAAATGAACCTGTAGTTTTCGGTACTCGATGGGCACTATCTTATCTTGCTGGTCCACTTACCAAATCGCAGATATCTACTTTGAAATCGGTCACAAAATCGTCTACCAAAAATCATGTTCAGCATATTTTAAATAAAAATGTGAGCACTGTGCTTCCGGTTATAGATAGTTCAATAAAACAATTTTACATTCCTTACAGAGGAAGTGCCCCTTCGGTTGAAGCAAAACTTACCTATAAGCCTTTCGTTTGGGGAAGCGCTAACGTTTTATTTAGTGACACCAAAAAGCAGATTAATCAAGAATCATATATTGCAAGAATCACCCCGATTGAAAATACTGCAATAGCTGTAGATTGGTTAAGCTCCGAGTCGACTGATATCTCTGAAGATGAGTTATTAACTAAACCGGAAGCAGAATGTTCTTTTAGTGAACTCCCTAAACCAGCTTCGGTAAAAGCCAGCTATTCTAACTGGGAAAAAGATTTTAAGGATTTCATTTTTAGAAATCATAAACTCGATCTATTAAAAAGTCCCACCATGAAAATAACTTCTAAACCCAATGAATCAGAAAGAGAATTTAGAATAATGCTGAATCAAGCTTTTAGAGAACAACGGGATCAATGGGTTGAAAAACTAAGAGATAAGTATTCAAAAAAAATCATTTCGCTAGAATCAAAAATAAGAACTGCCGAAGAACGAGTTGCTAGAGAGGCAGACCAAGCAAAACAACAAAAAGTACAGACCGCTATTTCAATTGGAACGACTCTACTCGGTTCAATATTTGGCAGAAAAACATTTAGCAGCGGTACTTTGAGCAAAACCGGAACAGCGATGAGAGGTGCTAGCAGAACCATGAAAGAAACCGCAGACGTTAAACGAGCCGAAGAATCACTTGAACTTTTGTTAAAACAAAGACAAGAACTTGATGAGGAATTTGAACGCGAGGTGAATCTTTATAGCAATAATTTTGATGCAACATTAGAAAAATTAGAAACCGAATCTATCTATCCGAAAAAAACTAATATAAGCATAAATCTATTTTGCTTAGTCTGGGCACCTTTTTGGTTAAGCAAAGATGGAAATGGTACAAAAGCTTTTTAA
- the paaG gene encoding 2-(1,2-epoxy-1,2-dihydrophenyl)acetyl-CoA isomerase PaaG gives MNYKFIQFDIDSNVGLIKFNRPDVLNSFNLEMGKELHEALEKCDSKEIRCVVITGEGRAFCAGQDLAEAVPKDKPLAELGKILDENYNKTILLIRNLNKPVIAAVNGVAAGAGANIALACDIVIASEKASFAQVFSKIGLIPDSGGTYFLPRLIGFQKASALMMMGDKVSADEAEKLGMIYKVISENEFKEKVNEIAKQLATMPTKGFALTKKALNQSMNNDLESQLELEKQLQIEAGNTHDYKEGVQAFLEKRKPNFKGN, from the coding sequence ATGAACTATAAATTTATTCAATTCGATATAGATTCAAATGTAGGTTTAATTAAATTCAATCGCCCGGATGTACTTAATAGTTTTAATTTAGAGATGGGTAAGGAATTACATGAGGCTTTGGAAAAGTGTGATTCTAAAGAAATTAGATGTGTTGTTATTACGGGCGAAGGAAGAGCATTTTGTGCTGGACAAGATCTAGCCGAAGCAGTTCCGAAAGATAAACCGCTTGCCGAGCTAGGTAAAATTTTAGATGAAAATTATAACAAAACTATTCTACTTATAAGAAATCTAAATAAGCCTGTAATTGCCGCTGTAAATGGCGTTGCAGCCGGTGCCGGTGCAAATATTGCTTTAGCTTGTGATATTGTAATCGCTTCCGAAAAAGCTTCGTTTGCGCAAGTCTTTTCAAAAATTGGTTTGATTCCCGATAGCGGGGGTACATATTTTCTACCTCGATTAATCGGTTTTCAAAAAGCGTCCGCTTTAATGATGATGGGCGATAAAGTTTCAGCAGATGAAGCTGAAAAATTAGGAATGATTTACAAAGTCATTTCTGAAAATGAATTCAAAGAAAAAGTTAATGAAATTGCAAAACAACTTGCGACAATGCCGACAAAAGGTTTTGCTTTAACAAAAAAAGCATTGAATCAATCAATGAACAATGATTTGGAATCACAACTTGAACTGGAAAAGCAATTACAAATTGAAGCAGGCAATACACATGATTATAAAGAAGGAGTTCAAGCTTTTCTTGAAAAACGTAAACCGAATTTCAAAGGTAACTGA
- a CDS encoding M1 family metallopeptidase gives MKIFLTIFYLFSSVIFAQFGTQDSGGLILPEQAAYDVKFYDLDLNIDPDKKSISGSALIVAELLSSIDYYVLHLDTVFNIKRILINNEAKSFEHKKGLIKIEVEEDKFQIGNTIEAKIFYSGKPRIAQRPPWDDGFVWKKTKDSSHWIGLACQGGGADIWFPCKDHPSDEPDSVSIKITAPDNLTCVSNGKLIGEAANNDGTKTTHWFVSTPINNYNINITLAPFKLIEHTFTSITGEDFPVMFYVLPESYDTAKVFTNQFLDHLRFYEKYCGPYPFRADKYGIVETPYLGMEHQTIIAYGNGYKNNQFGFDWLHHHELAHEWWGNLITASDWRDFWIHEGIGTYMQALYAEELSGSEGLQKFMKTLGMMNVKPVLQEESIPASKAYHPDIYNKGAWFVHTLRYYLGDEIFYKVLRRWAYPTEELEQVKDGSQCRFVTTEDLIEQIESISGEEVSWLFDVYLRNAKLPELAAVLIEKDYENELRLQWISPDETIFEMPVEIKLGNEIQKLEMPNGRGKIKFSPVINPIIDPNNWIAKRKMEIEKHSKKGF, from the coding sequence ATGAAAATCTTTCTCACCATCTTTTATCTTTTTTCATCGGTAATATTTGCTCAGTTCGGTACTCAAGATTCAGGCGGACTAATTCTTCCCGAACAAGCTGCTTATGATGTGAAATTTTATGATCTTGATCTTAATATTGATCCGGACAAAAAATCTATTTCCGGTTCTGCTTTAATTGTTGCCGAACTCCTTTCGTCTATTGATTATTATGTTCTTCATCTTGATACTGTCTTTAACATAAAACGTATACTAATAAACAATGAAGCAAAATCTTTCGAGCATAAAAAAGGATTAATAAAAATAGAAGTTGAAGAAGACAAATTTCAAATCGGTAATACAATTGAAGCGAAAATATTTTATAGCGGAAAACCAAGAATAGCACAAAGACCACCATGGGATGATGGGTTTGTATGGAAGAAAACTAAAGACAGTTCGCATTGGATTGGTTTAGCCTGTCAAGGCGGCGGAGCCGATATTTGGTTTCCATGTAAAGACCATCCGTCAGATGAACCGGATTCTGTTTCGATTAAAATAACCGCACCGGATAATTTAACTTGCGTCTCAAACGGAAAACTAATTGGCGAAGCAGCAAACAATGACGGGACAAAAACAACTCATTGGTTTGTATCGACTCCCATTAATAATTATAATATAAACATCACTTTGGCTCCATTTAAATTAATTGAACATACCTTCACGAGTATCACCGGCGAGGATTTCCCGGTAATGTTTTATGTGCTGCCGGAAAGTTATGATACGGCTAAAGTATTCACCAATCAGTTTTTAGATCATCTTAGATTTTATGAAAAATATTGCGGGCCGTATCCATTCAGAGCCGATAAATACGGAATTGTAGAAACGCCTTATTTAGGAATGGAACATCAAACAATAATAGCTTACGGCAACGGATACAAAAATAATCAGTTCGGCTTTGACTGGCTTCATCATCATGAGTTAGCGCACGAGTGGTGGGGAAATTTAATTACTGCAAGCGATTGGAGAGACTTTTGGATTCATGAAGGAATTGGGACTTATATGCAAGCTTTATATGCGGAAGAATTATCCGGATCGGAAGGATTGCAAAAGTTTATGAAAACTTTGGGTATGATGAATGTTAAACCTGTGTTGCAAGAAGAAAGTATTCCCGCAAGTAAAGCTTATCATCCGGATATTTATAACAAGGGAGCTTGGTTTGTACATACATTAAGATATTATCTTGGTGATGAAATCTTTTACAAAGTACTAAGAAGGTGGGCTTATCCAACAGAAGAGTTGGAGCAGGTAAAAGATGGTTCTCAGTGTAGATTTGTTACAACCGAAGATTTAATTGAACAAATCGAATCGATTTCCGGTGAAGAAGTAAGCTGGTTATTTGATGTATATTTAAGAAACGCAAAACTACCTGAACTGGCTGCTGTTTTAATCGAAAAAGATTACGAAAATGAACTGCGATTACAATGGATTTCGCCGGATGAGACAATTTTTGAAATGCCTGTTGAAATTAAGCTTGGTAATGAAATACAAAAACTTGAAATGCCAAACGGTAGAGGAAAAATAAAATTCTCACCAGTAATTAATCCTATAATAGACCCAAACAATTGGATTGCGAAAAGAAAAATGGAAATCGAAAAACATTCTAAGAAAGGTTTTTAG
- a CDS encoding HigA family addiction module antitoxin: MRIKQKAIHPGEILLEEFLNPMEISQYRLAKDINVPPRRINEIILGKRSITADTALRLSKYFKLSEQFWLNLQMRYNIEMAKDKLKNKLEKEVKVLSKL; this comes from the coding sequence ATGAGAATTAAACAAAAAGCCATTCATCCTGGAGAAATATTATTAGAAGAATTTTTAAACCCGATGGAAATTAGCCAATATCGTTTAGCAAAGGATATTAATGTACCCCCCAGAAGAATTAATGAAATTATTCTTGGTAAACGATCCATTACAGCAGATACAGCACTTAGATTATCAAAGTATTTTAAACTATCGGAACAATTCTGGCTGAATCTCCAAATGAGATATAATATCGAAATGGCAAAGGATAAACTCAAAAACAAACTTGAAAAAGAGGTCAAAGTATTATCGAAATTATGA
- a CDS encoding DUF1697 domain-containing protein, protein MQTYIALLRGINVLGKNILPMKDLKSILEKLGCKEVQTYIQSGNVVLKHDEKDVKVLTDKIKSAIKKNHGFEPNVMLLKKKDIQKVVANNPFPQVGENHKSLHVFFLERKADRANFDKMNEIKTETEQFKLVDKFFYFYAPDGFGKSKLGDRAEKLLGVSATARNWRTVKKIKEMIDEVR, encoded by the coding sequence TTGCAAACCTATATAGCTTTGTTGAGAGGAATTAATGTATTGGGAAAAAATATTCTGCCGATGAAGGACTTGAAATCCATTCTCGAAAAACTTGGTTGTAAGGAGGTGCAAACTTACATTCAAAGTGGAAATGTTGTACTCAAACATGATGAAAAGGATGTAAAAGTTCTTACCGATAAAATTAAATCTGCGATTAAGAAGAATCATGGTTTTGAACCCAACGTAATGTTATTAAAAAAGAAAGATATTCAAAAAGTAGTTGCAAATAATCCGTTTCCGCAAGTCGGTGAAAATCATAAATCATTACATGTATTTTTCCTTGAGAGAAAAGCAGACAGAGCAAATTTTGATAAAATGAATGAGATTAAAACCGAAACCGAACAATTTAAGTTGGTCGATAAATTTTTCTACTTTTATGCACCGGATGGATTCGGTAAATCAAAGCTTGGCGATCGTGCGGAAAAATTATTAGGTGTTTCGGCAACCGCACGTAACTGGCGGACAGTTAAGAAAATTAAAGAGATGATTGACGAAGTGAGATAA
- a CDS encoding YCF48-related protein, whose translation MKKIIFIVHLFFMTIVSGQWYVKELDKTYASFNDIEFFNEDVGFVVSDSGYILRTTNSGQEWLEINSLTEEDLSAISFYENSVWISGDNGTIIYSTDMGLNWQVFSTNIEEKILDISFVGEELGFGVTLNSVLKTTNSGAAWSNIHSSDALYNSISFLDDNIGFATGEITTGSNFNGIIDKTTDGGETWTRVVTTPEGGTITSMFFLDDTLGFATGLDSHFLKTSDGGNTWLHSYVEMKGQYEFEDIFFVSEQLGWLVGWNSVILNTTDGGETWTNQISELPIGYVTALHFFDQNNGIAVGGDAGANGFVLATNNGGITSIRDGDKTLLYPFTLEQNYPNPFNPSTNIKFTISNVGDEYIRPLQTKLIVYDILGREVKILLNKPMHGGNHNIEFNGTSLPGGIYFYKLTVGSFIQTRKMVLLK comes from the coding sequence ATGAAAAAGATAATATTTATTGTGCACTTATTTTTTATGACCATCGTCAGTGGGCAATGGTACGTTAAAGAACTTGATAAAACTTATGCTAGTTTTAATGATATAGAGTTTTTCAATGAAGACGTGGGATTTGTTGTTAGCGATAGTGGTTATATCTTAAGAACAACAAATTCAGGACAAGAATGGCTCGAGATCAATAGTTTAACCGAAGAAGATTTATCTGCCATTTCTTTTTATGAAAATTCTGTATGGATTTCAGGTGATAACGGTACGATAATTTATTCAACAGATATGGGATTAAATTGGCAAGTGTTCTCAACAAATATTGAAGAGAAAATTTTAGATATATCATTCGTTGGTGAAGAGTTAGGATTTGGAGTTACATTAAATAGTGTATTAAAAACAACTAACTCAGGAGCCGCTTGGAGTAATATCCATTCAAGTGATGCTTTATACAATAGTATCAGTTTCCTTGATGATAATATTGGTTTTGCAACAGGAGAAATAACGACGGGGAGTAATTTCAACGGTATTATTGATAAAACTACTGATGGCGGAGAAACATGGACACGAGTTGTAACGACACCGGAAGGTGGGACTATAACATCAATGTTTTTCCTAGATGACACTTTAGGCTTTGCAACCGGGCTAGATTCTCATTTTCTTAAAACATCTGATGGTGGAAATACCTGGCTGCATAGCTATGTTGAAATGAAAGGGCAGTATGAATTTGAGGATATATTTTTTGTGAGTGAACAATTAGGGTGGTTAGTCGGTTGGAATAGTGTTATCCTTAACACAACTGATGGGGGTGAAACTTGGACAAATCAAATTTCAGAGTTGCCAATTGGATATGTAACTGCTCTACACTTTTTCGATCAAAATAATGGGATTGCAGTTGGTGGAGATGCTGGGGCTAATGGATTTGTGTTAGCAACCAACAATGGAGGAATTACCTCAATACGTGACGGAGATAAAACACTTTTATATCCCTTTACCCTCGAACAAAACTATCCCAATCCCTTTAATCCAAGTACAAATATAAAATTTACAATTTCCAACGTAGGGGACGAATATATTCGTCCCCTACAGACCAAGTTAATTGTCTATGATATTCTTGGTAGAGAAGTGAAAATATTATTAAATAAACCGATGCATGGCGGAAATCATAATATTGAATTTAATGGTACAAGTTTACCGGGTGGAATTTATTTTTATAAACTTACAGTTGGTAGCTTTATTCAAACACGAAAGATGGTATTGCTCAAGTAA
- the paaD gene encoding 1,2-phenylacetyl-CoA epoxidase subunit PaaD codes for MISTNKLFEYLSNIPDPEIPVINIVEMGIVRDIESIGDELVVKITPTYSGCPAMKSIEQEIIAELKLKGFDKVLVKNTYTPAWSTDLLTDEAKRKLKEYGIAPPEGKAEDEFYRDLITKPIECPYCNSRETKLTSQFGSTACKSLHYCNSCQQPFEHFKCI; via the coding sequence ATGATTAGCACAAATAAATTGTTCGAATACCTTTCTAACATTCCCGACCCGGAAATTCCTGTAATTAATATTGTTGAGATGGGAATTGTCCGCGATATTGAATCTATTGGCGATGAACTGGTTGTAAAGATCACGCCAACATATTCCGGTTGTCCGGCTATGAAGTCTATAGAACAAGAAATAATAGCAGAACTAAAATTAAAAGGATTCGATAAAGTATTAGTCAAAAACACTTATACTCCGGCATGGTCAACAGACTTGTTAACAGATGAAGCAAAAAGAAAATTAAAAGAATACGGAATTGCTCCACCCGAAGGAAAAGCTGAAGATGAATTTTATCGTGATCTAATTACAAAACCGATTGAATGTCCATACTGCAATTCAAGAGAGACAAAACTCACCTCACAATTTGGATCAACCGCATGTAAATCACTTCATTACTGCAATTCTTGTCAGCAGCCGTTCGAACATTTTAAGTGCATCTAA
- a CDS encoding RsbRD N-terminal domain-containing protein, which yields MLYQKYIRLVEDHAEQLTKKWSHEVRNNPSTPGYKNIPEKQLNERVYDVFKRLGDYLLQDDPDFRKTAEHFIKLGRERAVEGMKVSEVIYALILERVVIWNFIVEEGLISSTLDLHEALGFYMKINNFFDKAEYFIAKGFESVHLSDIEISGESDVVNKSVDAVMRWFMKKNDYNI from the coding sequence ATGTTGTATCAAAAGTACATCCGTTTAGTTGAGGATCATGCCGAACAATTGACTAAAAAGTGGAGTCACGAAGTTCGGAATAATCCTTCTACACCCGGTTACAAAAATATACCGGAGAAGCAACTCAATGAAAGAGTTTATGATGTGTTCAAACGATTGGGAGATTATTTATTGCAGGACGATCCCGATTTTAGAAAAACAGCCGAACATTTTATTAAACTCGGACGTGAAAGAGCCGTTGAAGGTATGAAAGTTTCCGAAGTAATTTATGCACTTATTTTAGAACGAGTCGTAATTTGGAATTTTATAGTTGAAGAGGGTTTAATCTCAAGCACACTTGATCTTCATGAAGCGTTGGGTTTTTACATGAAGATTAATAACTTTTTTGACAAAGCCGAGTATTTTATTGCAAAGGGTTTCGAGAGTGTTCATTTAAGTGATATTGAAATTAGCGGAGAGAGTGATGTTGTTAACAAATCGGTTGATGCGGTAATGAGATGGTTTATGAAAAAGAATGATTATAACATTTAG
- a CDS encoding amidohydrolase, which produces MKNSIQKLFIAILSLIVISCGVDKPIADTIIINGVVATVDTTNPSAEAIAIKNGKILAVGTNDEILDHQGDSTKVIDAKNNFVMPGFIDSHAHFLGLGKSKMILDLRGANNYDEVVAIVAEAAENSLPGEWITGRGWHQEKWDPSPIENVNGYPFHDQLSAASPRNPVYLTHASGHAIIANAKAMELAGINSSTPNPSGGNIVKDSSGKLTGVFEENAEDLIVDKYEEYRQTLTDEQLRHEKIRAYELAAEECLSKGITSFHDAGSSFEEIDLLKNLIDSNKIPVRLNVMIYENNDSLKVKIKDYHLVGYGNNRLTVRSVKKYVDGALGSRGAWLLSPYSDDSTNTGLNVTPLSELKETAQICLENNLQMNTHAIGDRGNREVLKIYEEAYNKDNEKDLRWRIEHAQHLSNKDIPKFTELGVIAAMQGVHCTSDAVFVPKRLGQYRAKEGAYVWRKLLEAGTIICNGTDAPVEDVSPIASFYSSVTRILSDQTTFYPEQRMTREEALRTYTINGAYAAFEEDIKGSITPGKLADIVILSNDLLNCEDWEITNTQVLTTIVNGKVVYQNQK; this is translated from the coding sequence ATGAAAAACAGTATTCAAAAATTATTTATTGCCATTTTATCATTAATCGTTATTTCGTGTGGTGTTGATAAACCGATTGCTGATACGATAATTATTAACGGAGTTGTAGCAACTGTTGATACTACAAATCCTTCCGCAGAAGCTATTGCAATTAAAAATGGTAAAATTTTAGCCGTTGGTACCAATGATGAGATTCTCGATCATCAAGGTGATTCGACAAAGGTTATTGATGCAAAAAATAATTTTGTTATGCCCGGATTTATAGACAGCCATGCACACTTTCTCGGGCTTGGTAAATCAAAAATGATTTTGGATTTACGTGGTGCAAATAATTATGATGAAGTTGTAGCAATTGTTGCCGAAGCGGCTGAAAATTCTTTGCCGGGTGAATGGATTACAGGAAGAGGATGGCATCAAGAAAAATGGGACCCGTCTCCGATTGAAAATGTAAACGGTTATCCTTTTCATGATCAACTTTCAGCAGCTAGTCCTCGTAATCCCGTTTATTTAACACATGCAAGCGGTCATGCAATTATTGCAAATGCTAAAGCGATGGAATTAGCCGGAATAAATTCATCAACCCCAAATCCTTCCGGTGGAAATATCGTGAAAGATTCTAGCGGAAAATTAACAGGTGTGTTTGAAGAAAACGCAGAGGATTTAATAGTTGATAAATATGAAGAGTATAGACAAACACTTACCGATGAGCAATTAAGACATGAGAAAATTAGAGCTTATGAATTGGCAGCAGAAGAATGTCTATCAAAAGGAATTACCTCATTTCATGATGCGGGGTCATCATTTGAGGAGATAGATTTATTAAAAAATCTAATCGATTCAAACAAAATACCGGTGAGATTAAATGTAATGATTTATGAAAATAATGATAGTCTCAAAGTAAAAATAAAAGACTATCATTTGGTTGGATATGGAAATAATCGTTTAACAGTCAGATCAGTTAAGAAATATGTTGACGGTGCATTAGGATCAAGAGGCGCATGGCTGTTATCGCCTTATTCCGATGACAGCACAAATACGGGATTAAATGTAACGCCATTAAGTGAGTTAAAAGAAACAGCTCAAATATGTCTTGAAAATAATCTTCAAATGAACACACATGCAATAGGCGACAGAGGAAATCGTGAAGTATTGAAAATTTACGAAGAAGCTTACAATAAAGACAACGAAAAAGATTTAAGATGGCGAATAGAACATGCGCAGCATTTATCAAATAAAGACATACCGAAGTTTACCGAATTAGGTGTTATAGCTGCGATGCAAGGAGTTCATTGTACATCGGATGCTGTTTTTGTGCCAAAACGACTCGGCCAATATCGTGCAAAAGAAGGTGCTTATGTTTGGAGGAAATTATTAGAAGCCGGAACAATTATTTGTAACGGAACAGACGCACCTGTTGAAGATGTAAGTCCGATAGCAAGTTTCTATTCTTCGGTAACCAGAATACTTTCGGATCAAACCACATTTTATCCTGAACAAAGAATGACGCGGGAAGAAGCTTTAAGAACTTATACAATCAATGGAGCTTATGCAGCATTTGAAGAAGATATTAAAGGAAGTATTACCCCCGGCAAACTCGCGGATATTGTAATTCTTTCAAATGACTTGCTAAATTGTGAAGATTGGGAGATCACGAATACACAAGTCTTAACAACAATAGTAAACGGAAAAGTTGTTTATCAAAACCAGAAATAA